One Roseimaritima multifibrata DNA window includes the following coding sequences:
- a CDS encoding sulfite exporter TauE/SafE family protein → MLPWETLLPLLLILSLGIFVQASAGFAAGLVSVPLLLWGGYQLPEAQTALLVATLPQNLAGVWSFRSYVTVREIRFPALLRVATLPLGAWLLVALDNLPREQISQFVGGVVLLVTLTIIVARPKPRESLPIAWSWLAFTSSGFLQGLVGMGGPMMVLWVQAHDWGTRRTRAFLFSMYLVSIVPALFVLWLLFGSRIVETAMATLIFIPWLLVVTWGGLRVGTWLGRARLRIVTFGLLLVIGLLSLAKPWLPF, encoded by the coding sequence ATGCTGCCTTGGGAAACGCTTTTACCGTTACTGTTGATCCTCTCGCTTGGAATTTTTGTTCAGGCGTCTGCCGGGTTTGCCGCTGGACTGGTTTCGGTGCCGCTGTTGTTGTGGGGGGGCTATCAGCTTCCGGAAGCTCAAACGGCTTTGCTGGTGGCGACTTTGCCTCAAAACTTGGCGGGGGTGTGGTCTTTCCGCAGCTATGTCACCGTGCGAGAAATCCGCTTTCCAGCGTTGCTTCGTGTCGCCACGTTGCCGCTGGGGGCGTGGCTATTGGTCGCGTTGGATAATTTGCCGCGTGAACAGATCAGCCAGTTTGTCGGCGGAGTGGTGTTGTTGGTGACATTGACGATCATCGTTGCACGTCCGAAGCCAAGAGAATCGCTGCCGATTGCTTGGTCCTGGCTGGCTTTCACTTCCTCGGGGTTCCTGCAAGGGTTGGTCGGGATGGGGGGGCCAATGATGGTGCTTTGGGTACAGGCTCACGACTGGGGGACCAGGCGTACGCGAGCGTTTTTATTCTCGATGTATCTGGTTAGTATCGTGCCCGCGCTCTTCGTGTTGTGGCTGTTGTTTGGGTCTCGGATCGTGGAAACCGCGATGGCGACTTTGATCTTTATCCCCTGGTTATTGGTGGTGACATGGGGGGGGCTGCGGGTTGGAACTTGGCTGGGTAGAGCTCGTTTACGGATTGTCACGTTTGGTCTGCTGCTGGTTATCGGTTTGCTTAGTTTGGCAAAACCTTGGCTGCCGTTTTAG
- a CDS encoding iron-containing alcohol dehydrogenase: protein MHPFDFQLRPRIVFGAGAIQQLGDLARASGGRRALIVSDRGVVSAGHYDKGKQALEAAGLETFSFHDFGENPTTDMVQAGVDFARQVQPDILIGLGGGSSMDCCKGINFVYSCGGTMHDYRGVGKATADMVPMIAVPTTAGTGSEAQSFALISDAQTHVKMACGDPRAACRVALLDPELTLTQPAAVTALTGIDAISHAVETYVTKPRNAMSLTFSRRAFGLLANGFPKVLADPNDLEARSQMQVGSCLAGLAIETSMLGAAHAVANPLTARFDIVHGQAVGVMLPHVVRMNGSRYEDWYAELLAEVQPVRNLENAAGQLADLLTGFLDMAGLKQNLSQLAVNATAIDELSQAAAEQWTGTFNPIPLDRDRITGLYQSAM, encoded by the coding sequence ATGCATCCCTTCGACTTTCAACTTCGTCCCCGCATCGTTTTTGGTGCCGGCGCGATTCAGCAGCTTGGTGATTTAGCTCGCGCGAGCGGCGGCCGACGTGCCCTGATCGTTTCCGACCGAGGCGTTGTCTCGGCGGGCCATTACGATAAAGGAAAGCAGGCTCTAGAAGCCGCTGGATTAGAAACCTTTTCGTTTCATGATTTTGGCGAAAATCCGACGACGGACATGGTCCAAGCCGGCGTTGATTTTGCTCGCCAAGTCCAGCCCGATATTCTGATTGGTCTGGGGGGCGGAAGCAGCATGGATTGTTGCAAAGGAATTAACTTTGTTTATTCCTGTGGCGGCACGATGCATGACTATCGGGGTGTCGGAAAAGCGACCGCGGACATGGTCCCCATGATCGCGGTTCCGACGACCGCCGGAACCGGCAGCGAAGCGCAATCGTTTGCGTTGATCAGTGATGCCCAGACACACGTAAAAATGGCCTGCGGAGATCCACGAGCGGCCTGCCGGGTCGCACTGCTGGATCCCGAATTGACTCTGACTCAGCCGGCGGCAGTCACCGCTCTGACCGGTATCGATGCGATTTCACACGCGGTGGAAACATACGTCACCAAGCCCCGCAACGCGATGTCGTTGACGTTCAGCCGCAGAGCCTTCGGGTTGCTGGCCAATGGATTTCCGAAAGTCCTTGCCGATCCGAATGACCTTGAAGCTCGCTCGCAAATGCAGGTTGGATCTTGTCTTGCAGGGTTGGCGATCGAAACATCGATGTTGGGGGCCGCTCACGCCGTCGCAAATCCATTGACCGCACGATTCGACATCGTCCATGGGCAAGCGGTCGGCGTTATGTTGCCGCACGTGGTCCGTATGAATGGCTCGCGATACGAAGACTGGTATGCGGAACTGCTCGCAGAAGTCCAGCCGGTCCGTAACTTGGAAAATGCCGCCGGCCAATTGGCGGATCTATTGACCGGTTTTTTAGACATGGCCGGGTTGAAACAGAATCTTTCTCAGTTAGCCGTAAACGCAACCGCGATCGACGAACTCTCGCAAGCTGCAGCCGAGCAATGGACAGGGACGTTTAATCCTATCCCGCTCGATCGAGACCGAATTACCGGTCTTTATCAATCGGCAATGTAG
- a CDS encoding sulfatase/phosphatase domain-containing protein, whose amino-acid sequence MHSRRNFVVLFALLLGSAFSSTTAVTAKQPNILFIFSDDHALQAIGAYGSKVNQTPNLDRIAKEGAVFHNSFCANSICGPSRACILTGKHSHINGFRRNGNRFDGDQPTFPKQLQQAGYETALIGKWHLGTNPTGFDHWEILPGQGSYYNPHFIQMDGTRVQRPGYCTDIITENSLKWLEEDRDPDKPFILMCQHKAPHRNWSPPPRHYSLFNDQVIPEPDTLFDDYAGRSALLKENEMSIANHFHWGHDMKFHGDTPFPEHFASAHRNGEYARMTAEQKKAWDAAYEPQNQDFIRRMKAGELTDKQVTQWKYQRYMKDYLRCIQAVDDGVGKMLDYLDESGLAKDTIVIYSSDQGFYLGEHGWYDKRWMFEESLRMPFLIRWPGVIQPGTESKALIQNIDYAPTFLEWAGAEIADDIQGQSMVPLLKKQGVADDEWRDAIYYAYYENAAVHNVPRHDGVRTDRYKLMFFPRTREWNLFDLEKDPQEMTSVHADPAYAEILANLQQRYRDLHEQYDVNPATIPATRGDEPNWRKRDAAITKRAKGTAKLAFIGDSITQGWEGSGKSVWKEFYSDRDPINIGIGGDRTENVIWRLTHGNRGNIKPEVAVVLIGTNNTGHFMQDPDQVAEGVEAILDIMAKQWPKTKVVLHGIFPRGASAEDPKRLNNDAINQRIRKFADRDNVQYLDISDQFMESDGTIDKKIMPDQLHLSTEGYRRWATALEPTLKELGL is encoded by the coding sequence ATGCACTCACGCCGGAACTTTGTCGTTCTTTTTGCCCTCCTGCTGGGGTCCGCATTTTCGTCGACCACCGCGGTGACGGCCAAGCAACCAAACATTCTGTTTATCTTTTCTGATGACCATGCGTTGCAAGCGATTGGTGCGTATGGGTCGAAGGTCAATCAGACTCCGAATTTGGATCGGATCGCGAAGGAGGGAGCCGTCTTTCATAATTCGTTTTGTGCGAATTCGATTTGCGGCCCGTCACGAGCTTGCATCTTGACCGGCAAACATAGTCACATCAACGGATTCCGCCGCAACGGAAATCGTTTTGATGGGGATCAGCCAACCTTCCCAAAACAACTTCAGCAGGCAGGGTATGAAACGGCTCTGATCGGGAAGTGGCATCTGGGAACCAACCCTACAGGGTTTGACCACTGGGAAATCCTTCCCGGCCAAGGGAGCTACTACAATCCTCATTTCATCCAGATGGATGGGACTCGAGTGCAACGTCCTGGTTACTGCACCGACATCATTACCGAGAATTCTTTGAAATGGTTGGAGGAAGATCGCGATCCAGACAAACCGTTCATTTTGATGTGTCAACACAAAGCCCCACATCGCAACTGGTCACCTCCGCCGCGGCATTACTCGCTGTTTAATGACCAGGTGATTCCCGAACCGGACACGCTGTTCGACGATTACGCGGGCCGGAGTGCTTTGCTGAAAGAAAACGAGATGTCGATTGCCAACCATTTTCATTGGGGGCATGACATGAAGTTCCATGGTGACACACCTTTTCCCGAACACTTTGCCTCGGCACATCGCAACGGTGAATATGCACGGATGACAGCCGAACAGAAGAAGGCCTGGGACGCTGCTTATGAACCACAGAATCAAGATTTTATTCGCCGCATGAAAGCAGGCGAATTGACTGACAAGCAGGTGACGCAGTGGAAATACCAGCGTTACATGAAAGACTACCTCCGCTGCATCCAAGCCGTTGATGACGGCGTTGGCAAAATGTTGGACTACTTAGACGAGTCCGGTTTGGCCAAGGATACAATCGTGATCTACAGTTCGGACCAAGGTTTTTACCTGGGCGAACACGGTTGGTATGACAAGCGTTGGATGTTTGAGGAATCGCTGCGGATGCCCTTCTTAATCCGTTGGCCAGGCGTCATTCAGCCCGGCACCGAATCGAAGGCGCTGATTCAAAACATCGACTATGCACCGACGTTTTTGGAATGGGCCGGCGCCGAAATCGCTGACGACATCCAAGGTCAAAGCATGGTGCCGCTATTGAAGAAACAAGGCGTTGCCGACGATGAATGGCGCGACGCCATCTATTACGCGTACTACGAAAATGCTGCCGTCCATAATGTTCCTCGCCACGATGGGGTTCGGACCGATCGGTACAAACTGATGTTCTTCCCTCGCACACGTGAATGGAATCTGTTTGATCTGGAAAAAGATCCGCAGGAAATGACCAGCGTCCACGCGGATCCCGCATATGCTGAAATCCTTGCCAACCTGCAGCAACGCTACCGCGATCTGCACGAACAGTACGACGTCAACCCAGCCACCATCCCTGCGACACGTGGCGACGAACCAAACTGGCGAAAACGGGACGCTGCCATCACCAAGCGTGCGAAGGGGACTGCGAAATTGGCCTTCATCGGTGATTCGATCACTCAGGGCTGGGAAGGATCCGGAAAATCGGTCTGGAAAGAATTCTACAGTGACCGGGATCCCATCAATATTGGGATCGGTGGAGACCGAACCGAAAACGTGATCTGGCGACTGACTCACGGCAATCGAGGCAATATCAAACCTGAGGTTGCTGTCGTATTGATTGGGACCAACAACACGGGCCATTTCATGCAAGACCCGGATCAGGTGGCCGAAGGGGTCGAAGCGATCCTTGATATCATGGCGAAGCAGTGGCCCAAGACCAAGGTTGTTCTCCACGGGATCTTTCCCCGAGGAGCCTCCGCCGAAGATCCGAAACGCCTAAACAATGACGCCATTAATCAGCGGATTCGTAAGTTTGCCGATCGGGACAATGTGCAGTACCTGGATATTAGTGATCAGTTTATGGAATCCGATGGCACGATTGATAAGAAAATCATGCCAGACCAGCTTCACCTGAGCACCGAGGGGTATCGCCGCTGGGCGACCGCGCTGGAGCCGACTCTGAAGGAATTGGGGCTGTAA
- a CDS encoding WYL domain-containing protein, which produces MTASASLSAPQSTQPISLREGEMGRAVAFATRRADDYVVQFDYVDAKGQTTRRTVSPIRFVSGDRFLALCLCREAPRQFYLQRCSNPQLIAAADVLMPIAMN; this is translated from the coding sequence ATGACCGCTTCAGCTTCCCTTTCTGCACCCCAGTCGACACAACCGATCTCGCTTCGTGAAGGCGAGATGGGTCGGGCGGTGGCATTTGCGACCCGCCGAGCGGACGATTATGTCGTTCAGTTCGACTATGTCGACGCAAAGGGGCAAACCACCCGCCGTACGGTCAGCCCGATACGATTCGTTTCGGGCGACCGGTTTCTGGCGCTGTGCCTATGCCGCGAAGCGCCACGGCAGTTCTATTTGCAGCGTTGCAGCAATCCCCAATTGATTGCAGCCGCAGATGTCCTGATGCCGATTGCAATGAATTGA
- a CDS encoding HesB/IscA family protein, which yields MAIKLTERAAEEVVRFRSEHNFGDEMVLRVGVAGGGCSGFNYTLNFDDKFDNKADSKFESHGVEVVVDKKSALYLDGTTVDWYDSLEKKGFTFENPNAVKTCGCGSSFQA from the coding sequence ATGGCAATTAAGCTTACCGAACGCGCCGCAGAAGAAGTTGTTCGCTTTCGCTCAGAACATAATTTTGGCGACGAAATGGTGCTCCGGGTCGGCGTTGCAGGCGGCGGCTGCAGTGGTTTTAACTACACCCTAAACTTCGATGACAAGTTCGATAATAAAGCCGACAGCAAATTCGAATCGCACGGCGTTGAAGTCGTTGTCGACAAGAAAAGTGCTCTCTACTTGGACGGAACCACCGTCGACTGGTACGACAGCCTGGAAAAGAAGGGTTTCACTTTCGAAAACCCTAACGCTGTCAAAACTTGCGGCTGCGGAAGTTCCTTCCAAGCCTAA
- a CDS encoding sensor histidine kinase has protein sequence MTDGQKQASEQRSVPLEQQVEQLQAQMRSMQAMATLGELTSTATHEFNNVLMTVLNYARSGMRNKDEAARDKAFDRILEASQRAAKITATILGQARNREEGKQPTDVCELIRNSLVLLEREMRKYRVSIETDFSETTPTAIANGNQLQRVLLNLLINARQAMPEGGTVSIQTKGDADQFVLTIRDYGCGIPTEQLPLIFKPFYSTKQGPDESGKGGTGLGLAACKEIIESHQGRIRVESTVGKGTAFIIRLPASEASIVAA, from the coding sequence ATGACGGACGGACAAAAACAGGCAAGCGAACAGCGATCGGTACCGCTCGAACAGCAAGTCGAGCAACTGCAGGCCCAGATGCGATCGATGCAGGCGATGGCAACGCTGGGAGAGCTAACGAGTACCGCAACGCATGAATTCAATAATGTCTTGATGACGGTGCTTAACTACGCCCGTTCTGGAATGCGTAACAAAGACGAAGCGGCTCGTGATAAAGCTTTTGATCGAATCTTAGAAGCCTCGCAGCGGGCGGCAAAAATTACCGCGACGATTCTCGGGCAAGCCAGAAATCGCGAAGAGGGCAAGCAGCCGACCGATGTTTGCGAACTGATTCGCAACAGTTTGGTCTTGCTTGAGCGGGAGATGCGTAAGTATCGGGTCAGCATCGAAACCGATTTTTCGGAAACCACTCCGACCGCGATCGCCAACGGAAATCAGCTGCAACGTGTTCTCTTGAATCTATTGATCAATGCTCGTCAAGCGATGCCCGAGGGAGGGACGGTATCCATTCAAACCAAAGGGGACGCCGATCAGTTCGTGCTGACGATTCGCGATTATGGTTGCGGCATCCCGACGGAGCAATTGCCACTGATTTTTAAACCCTTCTATTCGACCAAGCAGGGGCCGGACGAAAGTGGCAAGGGAGGAACCGGCCTGGGGTTGGCGGCGTGCAAGGAGATCATCGAATCCCATCAAGGTCGGATTCGCGTGGAAAGCACCGTTGGCAAAGGAACGGCGTTTATCATTCGTTTGCCAGCTAGCGAAGCGAGCATCGTCGCCGCGTGA
- a CDS encoding CHASE3 domain-containing protein — translation MPDTAPHRRSQRLLEPFAVSAVVVLLVASGLISFQNTRRLRLHTDLVSRSHELLSVLRDVESDLRSAESGQRGYVVTGQEIYLGPYESAMKHLDVAMRDLEVISENDPVKQAELIELRKLVAQKSDELAATIDLRRESGFEDAQLVVATNIGRRTMESIHDQIVDFRRTEELLISEREQRAATTYWLALATGLVSTIAGLILVLSVLYMVQWNRRRAEQFAEAIETERDQLQATLDRVRSLESDKERLDKYMRTFLEQIEDYAIFAMDADFRATTWNRGILKVLGFHEEEFIGKDVRSLIFTPEAQALGIPDAEFAAAVAAGSASDDRWMMRKGGKRFWASGISSVVRDRDDNVVGYSKVMRDLTERKRDHDALAELAARLSESDRRKNEFLATLAHELRNPLAPIKNAVQLMGMSKLDDESEELRQTMARQIEQMVRLIDDLLDVSRISRGKINLRKEVTDLRSVIKAAVEASNTFITEKKQHLKVDIEDKSVPVNCDPARMTQVVSNLLNNSSRYSDANCLIELGLTTETRNDGKEWATILIQDNGIGIAPDRINEIFQMFAQVDNTLERDNAGLGIGLTLVKTLAEVHGGTVSASSDGIGKGSRFSVCIPISTESVASSGEIDADLSTPFRSFKVLVVEDMAALRKIMASLLTKLGHHVEVAESGSTAIEHLKSYQPDVIFSDISMPGMTGYDLVKQLRKNPATAQIYMVAMTGFGQSSDRKTARESGFDEHMIKPVDITKLQDLFTKLAKQTAN, via the coding sequence TTGCCAGATACTGCTCCGCACCGACGCTCCCAGCGGTTGCTTGAACCGTTCGCCGTTTCGGCTGTCGTGGTGCTGTTGGTCGCTTCCGGTTTGATCTCCTTCCAGAATACCCGCCGCTTACGTCTACATACCGACCTGGTCAGCCGGTCGCATGAATTGCTAAGCGTGTTGCGAGACGTCGAATCGGACTTACGGTCGGCCGAATCGGGACAGCGAGGCTACGTGGTCACCGGTCAAGAGATCTACCTGGGTCCTTACGAATCGGCCATGAAACACCTTGATGTGGCGATGCGTGACCTGGAAGTCATCTCCGAGAATGACCCCGTCAAACAGGCGGAATTGATCGAGCTACGAAAGCTGGTCGCCCAAAAAAGCGACGAACTGGCAGCCACGATCGATCTACGCAGGGAATCCGGATTCGAAGATGCCCAGTTGGTGGTTGCCACCAACATTGGCCGCCGAACCATGGAAAGCATTCATGACCAGATCGTCGATTTTCGTCGAACCGAAGAACTCCTGATCTCTGAACGAGAGCAGCGTGCCGCAACGACCTACTGGCTGGCTCTAGCGACCGGTCTGGTTTCGACGATCGCTGGACTAATCCTGGTCCTAAGCGTCCTCTACATGGTGCAGTGGAACCGGCGACGGGCCGAGCAATTTGCGGAGGCGATCGAAACCGAACGAGACCAACTGCAAGCCACCCTTGACCGCGTCCGCAGCCTGGAATCGGACAAAGAGCGGCTAGACAAATACATGCGGACCTTTCTGGAACAGATCGAAGATTACGCAATTTTTGCGATGGATGCCGACTTTCGTGCCACGACCTGGAATCGTGGAATCCTAAAAGTACTTGGATTCCACGAAGAAGAATTTATCGGAAAAGATGTCCGCAGCCTGATTTTTACGCCCGAAGCCCAAGCGTTGGGGATTCCGGATGCTGAATTCGCCGCGGCGGTCGCGGCCGGAAGCGCCAGCGACGATCGCTGGATGATGCGAAAAGGGGGCAAGCGATTTTGGGCTTCCGGAATCAGCAGCGTCGTCCGCGACCGGGACGACAACGTGGTCGGATATAGCAAGGTAATGCGAGACCTGACCGAACGAAAACGCGACCACGATGCCCTGGCCGAACTTGCTGCCAGACTGTCCGAATCAGACCGCCGGAAGAACGAATTCCTGGCGACTTTGGCCCACGAGTTAAGGAATCCGCTGGCCCCAATCAAAAATGCCGTCCAATTGATGGGCATGTCCAAACTAGACGATGAATCCGAGGAATTGCGACAAACGATGGCTCGTCAAATCGAGCAAATGGTTCGATTGATCGATGACCTACTGGATGTCTCGCGGATCAGCCGAGGCAAGATCAACCTTCGCAAAGAAGTGACCGACCTACGAAGCGTTATCAAAGCGGCGGTCGAAGCTTCCAACACTTTTATCACCGAAAAGAAACAACATCTAAAAGTCGATATCGAGGACAAAAGCGTCCCGGTCAACTGCGACCCAGCCAGAATGACTCAGGTCGTATCCAACCTGCTGAACAATTCCTCGCGGTATAGCGACGCAAATTGCTTGATCGAATTAGGCCTAACAACAGAAACGCGAAACGATGGAAAGGAATGGGCAACCATCCTGATTCAAGACAATGGAATCGGGATTGCCCCCGATCGCATCAACGAAATTTTCCAGATGTTTGCACAGGTCGATAACACGCTTGAACGCGACAATGCCGGACTGGGCATCGGACTAACTCTGGTGAAAACACTGGCTGAAGTTCATGGTGGAACCGTGTCGGCGAGCAGCGACGGAATCGGCAAAGGAAGCCGATTCAGCGTGTGCATTCCGATCAGTACTGAATCGGTGGCATCCAGCGGAGAAATCGATGCCGACCTTTCGACTCCGTTCCGCTCATTCAAGGTCTTGGTCGTCGAAGACATGGCAGCGCTGCGAAAGATTATGGCCAGCCTACTGACCAAACTGGGGCACCATGTTGAAGTTGCCGAAAGTGGTTCGACCGCGATCGAACATCTAAAATCCTATCAACCCGATGTGATCTTTTCCGACATCTCGATGCCCGGCATGACCGGTTACGACCTGGTCAAACAACTGCGAAAGAACCCTGCAACCGCTCAGATTTACATGGTGGCGATGACCGGATTTGGACAGTCATCGGATCGTAAAACGGCCCGAGAATCGGGTTTTGACGAACACATGATCAAACCGGTCGACATCACCAAATTGCAAGATTTGTTCACCAAACTTGCAAAACAGACGGCCAACTGA
- a CDS encoding alpha/beta hydrolase family protein has product MLIRSLTLLLCPILLAGNPTNGFAQEVQITPDVVYGHKLGLAMTCDAFTPTENANGAAVLFMVSGGWYSGWTAPEQSQALFRPLTNKGFTVFAVRHGSSPRFSIAEAVADVRRSVRFIRTNAARFHIDPERIGVYGMSAGGHLSLMLGTASDEGSTEAKDPVERASDHVNAVVAFVAPTDLRIMAQDAPDRLPAYDRFPALEIDQKTAAKDSPLLHVSADDPPTLLLAGVKDELVPIDHSRKIHAAFGEANVESQLIEYPESGHGFQGDDAQKAIEATVDWFQTHLTK; this is encoded by the coding sequence ATGTTGATTCGGTCGCTGACTTTGCTGCTGTGCCCTATCCTCCTGGCAGGAAATCCGACAAACGGTTTTGCCCAGGAGGTTCAGATTACGCCCGATGTGGTTTATGGGCACAAACTGGGTCTAGCGATGACGTGTGATGCCTTCACGCCAACCGAAAATGCTAACGGAGCGGCGGTTCTTTTCATGGTCAGCGGAGGTTGGTATTCCGGCTGGACGGCCCCTGAACAATCTCAAGCCCTTTTTCGCCCACTCACCAACAAAGGGTTTACGGTCTTTGCGGTCCGGCACGGCAGTAGCCCTCGATTCTCGATTGCCGAAGCGGTTGCAGACGTCCGACGCAGCGTTCGCTTTATCCGCACCAATGCAGCTCGATTTCATATCGACCCAGAGCGTATCGGCGTTTACGGGATGAGCGCTGGAGGGCACCTGTCATTGATGCTGGGGACCGCGTCCGACGAGGGCTCTACCGAAGCGAAAGATCCAGTCGAACGCGCAAGCGATCACGTTAACGCCGTCGTCGCGTTTGTGGCGCCTACCGACCTGCGGATCATGGCTCAGGACGCTCCCGATCGACTCCCCGCCTACGACCGCTTTCCCGCTTTAGAAATCGATCAAAAGACCGCCGCGAAAGATTCGCCACTGCTTCACGTCTCGGCGGACGATCCTCCAACGCTTCTGCTGGCAGGGGTCAAAGACGAACTTGTACCGATCGACCACAGCCGAAAAATACACGCTGCCTTTGGCGAAGCCAACGTCGAAAGCCAATTGATCGAATATCCAGAATCGGGGCACGGTTTCCAAGGCGATGACGCCCAAAAAGCGATCGAAGCGACCGTCGATTGGTTTCAAACGCATCTGACCAAGTAA
- a CDS encoding acyl-CoA thioesterase, with protein MLIEHTFELRVRYDETDPMGLVHHSNYLKYFEIGRTELLRASGGSYRDMEAAGQLVVVVRVDCRYKSPARYDDLIQIHTAVSKVTNAKIMHHYTIRRGETVLVEADVTLAVIDRNGRIQPVPDELQQSYQRLLNSE; from the coding sequence ATGCTGATTGAGCATACATTTGAACTGCGAGTTCGCTATGACGAAACCGATCCTATGGGGTTGGTGCACCATTCCAATTACCTGAAATATTTTGAAATCGGCAGAACCGAGCTACTGCGGGCTTCGGGAGGCAGCTACCGTGACATGGAAGCGGCAGGCCAGTTGGTCGTGGTTGTACGGGTCGACTGCCGCTACAAATCGCCTGCGCGGTACGATGATTTGATCCAGATCCATACGGCCGTCAGCAAAGTGACCAACGCAAAGATCATGCACCATTACACGATCCGTCGGGGCGAAACCGTCTTGGTAGAAGCCGATGTGACGTTGGCGGTGATCGATCGAAACGGACGCATCCAACCGGTCCCCGACGAATTGCAGCAATCTTACCAACGACTACTAAATTCGGAATGA